In Legionella lytica, one genomic interval encodes:
- a CDS encoding ribonucleotide-diphosphate reductase subunit beta: MQNLDTQKTTPSVGATGYESLEMGAARIHVDDKQIINCRADLNQLVPFKYKWAWDKYLAACANHWMPNEINMSADVALWKDPNGLTEDERMIIKRNLGFFSTADSLVANNLVLAVYRHITNPECRQYLLRQAFEEALHTHAYQYIIESLGLDEAEVFNMYREIPSVATKASWALPFTQSLGDETFHTGTVENDQRLLRDLIAFYVIFEGIFFYVGFTQILSMGRRNKMVGTSEQFQYILRDESMHMNFGIDVINQIKIESPHLWTPEFKEEIIQLIRHGVELEYQYAKDTMPHGILGMNAEMFEEYLHFIANRRLSQIGLPEQYPGAENPFPWMSEMLDLKKEKNFFETRVIEYQAGGTLSWDDDE, encoded by the coding sequence ATGCAAAATCTAGATACACAAAAAACAACTCCTAGCGTGGGTGCAACGGGTTATGAGTCTCTTGAAATGGGTGCTGCACGCATCCATGTAGATGACAAGCAAATTATCAATTGCCGTGCAGATTTAAACCAGCTGGTCCCATTTAAATATAAATGGGCCTGGGATAAGTATCTTGCGGCTTGTGCAAACCATTGGATGCCCAATGAAATTAACATGAGCGCTGACGTAGCTCTGTGGAAAGATCCTAATGGTCTTACCGAAGATGAGCGTATGATTATCAAACGTAATCTAGGATTTTTCTCTACAGCAGATTCATTAGTTGCAAATAACCTGGTGTTGGCAGTATATCGACATATCACTAACCCAGAATGCCGCCAATATCTGTTGCGTCAAGCCTTCGAAGAGGCATTACACACGCATGCTTATCAATACATTATTGAAAGCTTAGGCCTTGATGAAGCTGAAGTCTTCAACATGTATCGTGAAATTCCATCGGTGGCAACAAAAGCCTCTTGGGCTCTACCCTTTACCCAAAGTTTAGGGGATGAAACATTCCATACTGGAACAGTTGAAAATGATCAACGTTTACTAAGAGACTTAATTGCCTTCTACGTTATTTTCGAAGGAATTTTCTTCTACGTTGGTTTTACGCAAATCCTTTCTATGGGACGTCGTAACAAAATGGTAGGAACTTCAGAACAGTTCCAATACATTTTACGTGATGAATCAATGCACATGAACTTTGGTATCGATGTGATTAACCAAATTAAAATTGAAAGTCCACATCTATGGACTCCAGAGTTCAAAGAAGAAATCATTCAACTGATTCGCCATGGCGTTGAGTTAGAATATCAATACGCTAAAGACACCATGCCACATGGTATCTTAGGCATGAACGCAGAAATGTTCGAAGAATACCTGCACTTCATTGCCAACCGTCGCTTAAGTCAAATTGGTTTACCAGAGCAATATCCTGGTGCTGAAAACCCATTCCCATGGATGAGCGAAATGTTGGATTTGAAGAAAGAGAAAAACTTCTTTGAAACCCGCGTTATTGAATATCAAGCCGGCGGTACTCTAAGCTGGGATGATGACGAGTAA
- a CDS encoding helix-turn-helix domain-containing protein: MMDKRVFKEVEAANYICMSRSFLSQDRVNGVLKNRTPGPKFIKIGRSIRYLKEDLDIWLDQQRKP; the protein is encoded by the coding sequence ATGATGGATAAAAGAGTATTTAAAGAAGTTGAAGCCGCGAACTATATTTGTATGAGTCGTTCTTTTCTTTCTCAAGATAGAGTAAATGGTGTTTTAAAGAACAGAACCCCTGGGCCTAAATTTATTAAAATAGGGCGTTCTATTCGTTATTTAAAAGAGGATTTAGATATTTGGTTGGATCAACAAAGAAAGCCGTAG
- a CDS encoding MFS transporter, producing the protein MNKKVLVASFLGTLIEVYDFTVFPFFIPILSEIFFSSYQRTNAINFTILAYVVSYIVKPFGSIVFGAWTDRWGRKKVLLFTTVLMTLATAAIGMLSPYLMGMYYGAGLIVCRVVQGLAISGEFSTAIILAVEEGKNSVLPGCIAFIGGSIGLLLASLSALFILYGMPHDLIIYFGWRIPFLIGVGGCIVLLCIRNSLEFNLIKSNNESNGYRNLFKRYKKELWIVFIVSSLSASAFYITFVFLPTLLSSLWQIHTHQHAILVTSCALILYVLFLPVGGVLADRIGVKKQIQIAALCYLFFSYGVFAVMPQLNYLQCTITLACFAIIQALLNSALPAYIVRIFDINQRGKALAISYNLSLALFGGMLPYLIATFNNHLNPGIPISICAALCLLTINFKDAKNGCLRSELAY; encoded by the coding sequence ATGAATAAAAAGGTGTTGGTAGCTTCATTTTTAGGAACCTTAATTGAGGTATATGATTTTACTGTTTTTCCTTTTTTTATCCCTATATTATCTGAGATTTTTTTCTCTTCTTATCAAAGAACTAATGCCATTAACTTTACTATTTTGGCTTATGTTGTCAGCTATATTGTTAAACCTTTTGGCTCGATTGTTTTTGGGGCTTGGACAGATCGATGGGGAAGAAAAAAAGTACTATTATTTACTACTGTCTTAATGACTCTCGCTACTGCTGCCATTGGCATGTTATCTCCTTATTTAATGGGAATGTATTATGGAGCTGGTTTAATAGTTTGTAGAGTAGTGCAGGGGTTAGCAATTTCAGGGGAATTTTCTACTGCTATTATTCTTGCTGTTGAAGAAGGAAAAAACTCTGTACTCCCGGGATGCATTGCCTTTATTGGTGGCAGTATTGGACTATTACTTGCAAGCTTGAGTGCTTTATTTATTCTTTATGGAATGCCTCACGATCTAATTATTTATTTTGGTTGGCGAATCCCTTTTTTAATTGGGGTAGGGGGCTGCATTGTTTTGCTGTGCATTAGGAATAGCTTGGAATTTAATTTGATAAAGAGCAATAATGAATCAAATGGTTATAGAAATCTTTTTAAAAGATATAAAAAAGAATTATGGATTGTATTTATTGTCTCCAGCCTATCCGCTTCGGCATTTTATATAACATTCGTTTTTCTTCCGACACTGCTATCTTCTTTATGGCAAATACATACACACCAACACGCCATATTAGTGACTTCGTGCGCGCTTATTTTATACGTGCTGTTTTTGCCTGTCGGAGGTGTTTTGGCTGATAGAATAGGAGTCAAGAAGCAAATTCAAATTGCAGCGTTGTGTTATTTGTTCTTTTCTTATGGGGTTTTTGCTGTCATGCCGCAGTTAAATTATCTTCAGTGTACGATAACATTGGCTTGTTTTGCTATTATTCAGGCTTTATTAAACTCTGCCTTGCCTGCATATATAGTAAGAATATTTGACATTAATCAAAGAGGGAAGGCTCTTGCGATTTCTTATAATTTAAGCTTGGCTTTGTTTGGTGGAATGTTACCTTATTTAATTGCAACCTTTAATAATCATTTAAATCCGGGAATTCCGATCAGCATCTGTGCTGCTTTATGTCTACTAACTATTAATTTTAAGGATGCAAAAAATGGTTGTCTACGAAGTGAACTTGCTTATTGA
- a CDS encoding DUF4286 family protein, with protein sequence MVVYEVNLLIDENIYNQFESWLKEHAREMLQFSGFINAHILKPENEDTVSQKKLTVQYQLDNKDSLTNYFNQFAAKMREDGLKRFKDQFSAERRIYEVKECILK encoded by the coding sequence ATGGTTGTCTACGAAGTGAACTTGCTTATTGATGAGAACATTTACAATCAATTCGAGTCATGGTTAAAAGAGCATGCCCGAGAGATGCTTCAATTTTCTGGGTTCATTAACGCTCATATTTTAAAGCCGGAAAATGAAGATACTGTGAGTCAAAAAAAACTTACAGTTCAATATCAATTAGATAATAAAGACTCTCTGACTAACTATTTCAATCAATTTGCTGCAAAAATGAGAGAGGATGGCCTAAAGCGATTTAAAGATCAATTCTCTGCTGAAAGGAGAATTTACGAGGTTAAAGAATGTATTTTAAAATAA
- a CDS encoding ABC transporter ATP-binding protein: MGKSADISYPFHSPWHFLWQVIKPYRWWYVLMLQAPIFTAIYIFANNYSFKLLVDAFSGADVSSYSNLLFPIVLFVVAQVSLDVFWRLSDFAEWRAEPYARQRLLSTAYDYVQHHSYNYFQNTPTGTVISKLKGILDGYDSVFANLHHIVGKHFCVVVVSVFVLMIVNLSVFFFMLAWCVLVMVLMLPMALKLNTLSNRAAESKHQVMGTFSDNITNIFSLFYFAKRRAEYKRINGIMADDFVPRQIELYQYDFKFNMVGSVLYWFMLISVFFFMIYLRKQGSVSTGDFLFVMLTALTISFDLWTLMSGLCTFLKEIGDFKSSFTILQTPHEAVDDAQARAFQIQKGAIEFQQVSFGYEHAAPVFSNLNLRIKPGEKIGLVGHSGAGKSTLIALLLKNFKVSSGQILIDGEPILNITSDALRQQISLIPQDIMLFHRTIAENIGYAKEDATLAEIKHAAEMANIDSFIESLPEKYDTMVGERGVKLSGGQRQRIAIARAFLKNAPIVVLDEATSSLDSISEQGIQQSINAMLEQNNATVIAIAHRLSTIRHMDRIIVMEGGAIIEEGSFDDLIRNEQSYFKKLWDSQVNGMVL; encoded by the coding sequence ATGGGCAAGTCTGCTGATATTAGCTATCCGTTTCATTCTCCTTGGCACTTCTTATGGCAAGTAATTAAGCCTTACCGCTGGTGGTATGTCTTAATGCTACAGGCGCCTATTTTTACTGCTATTTATATTTTTGCTAATAATTACTCCTTTAAGTTATTGGTGGATGCGTTTTCAGGGGCGGATGTTTCTTCTTATTCTAATTTGCTTTTTCCTATTGTTTTATTCGTGGTGGCTCAGGTTTCTCTGGATGTCTTTTGGCGTTTGAGTGATTTTGCTGAGTGGCGGGCTGAGCCTTATGCGCGGCAGCGTTTGTTGTCTACGGCTTATGATTATGTGCAGCATCATTCTTATAATTATTTCCAAAATACGCCAACGGGTACGGTCATTAGTAAGTTGAAAGGGATTTTGGATGGTTATGACAGTGTTTTTGCAAATTTGCATCATATAGTCGGTAAGCATTTTTGTGTGGTGGTGGTTTCTGTTTTTGTACTTATGATTGTTAATCTGAGTGTGTTTTTCTTTATGCTTGCCTGGTGTGTCTTGGTCATGGTGCTTATGCTGCCTATGGCGTTGAAGTTGAATACGCTTTCTAATCGAGCTGCTGAAAGTAAGCATCAGGTCATGGGAACGTTCTCCGATAATATTACCAATATTTTTTCCTTATTTTATTTTGCGAAACGACGTGCTGAATATAAGCGGATTAATGGGATTATGGCCGATGATTTTGTTCCGCGCCAAATAGAGCTTTATCAATATGATTTTAAATTTAATATGGTCGGTTCGGTACTGTATTGGTTTATGCTTATTTCCGTGTTTTTCTTTATGATTTATCTGCGTAAACAGGGTAGTGTTTCAACGGGTGATTTTCTTTTTGTGATGTTGACTGCTCTGACGATTTCCTTTGATTTGTGGACTTTGATGAGCGGTCTTTGTACTTTCTTAAAAGAAATAGGGGATTTTAAGTCATCATTTACCATTTTGCAGACTCCCCATGAGGCAGTGGATGATGCTCAAGCGCGAGCTTTTCAAATTCAAAAAGGGGCGATTGAGTTTCAACAGGTGTCATTTGGTTATGAGCATGCAGCTCCGGTTTTTTCTAATTTGAATTTGCGCATTAAGCCAGGAGAAAAGATTGGTTTGGTAGGGCATTCTGGGGCGGGCAAGTCTACGTTAATTGCCTTGCTATTAAAGAATTTTAAAGTGTCATCAGGGCAAATTCTGATTGATGGCGAGCCTATTTTAAATATCACTTCGGATGCTTTACGCCAGCAAATTTCACTGATTCCTCAGGATATTATGTTGTTTCATCGTACGATTGCTGAAAATATTGGCTATGCAAAAGAGGATGCAACTTTAGCGGAAATTAAACACGCTGCAGAAATGGCGAATATTGATTCATTCATTGAATCATTACCGGAAAAATACGACACCATGGTGGGGGAACGAGGCGTTAAGCTTTCGGGCGGGCAACGTCAACGGATTGCTATTGCGCGTGCCTTTTTAAAAAATGCGCCTATTGTGGTACTGGATGAGGCTACTTCGAGTTTAGATAGTATTTCTGAGCAGGGAATACAACAATCTATTAATGCGATGCTGGAGCAAAATAATGCGACAGTGATTGCCATTGCGCATCGTCTTTCTACTATTCGTCACATGGACCGAATTATCGTTATGGAGGGTGGGGCGATTATTGAAGAGGGTTCATTTGATGATTTGATTCGTAATGAGCAAAGCTATTTTAAAAAATTATGGGATAGCCAAGTTAATGGGATGGTTTTGTAG
- a CDS encoding autoinducer binding domain-containing protein has protein sequence MDVSKQQSSYLHSTFPEQFELQFYKNFHSLKRLGCDYFYFLGFNSGQSHRFCTDSNWIDFYYDEKFILDDPLKRIAEASSFIALPWSQITFSKKSEKKAIEGRLSFGLYNGITITRERNNKKYIFALSTEEMSHDLARYLLLEKSLILEDFLTNCMQLFDQYLFMISKDSSLTLN, from the coding sequence ATGGACGTAAGTAAACAACAAAGTAGTTATTTGCACAGCACTTTCCCTGAGCAATTTGAATTGCAGTTTTATAAAAATTTTCATTCCCTAAAAAGATTAGGCTGTGATTACTTCTATTTTTTGGGGTTCAATTCAGGCCAGTCTCACCGCTTCTGTACAGATAGTAACTGGATTGATTTTTATTATGATGAAAAATTCATTTTGGATGATCCCCTTAAGCGAATCGCAGAGGCAAGCTCTTTTATAGCGCTACCGTGGTCACAAATTACTTTCTCCAAAAAATCAGAGAAGAAAGCAATTGAGGGACGTCTATCATTTGGTCTCTATAATGGAATAACTATTACTAGAGAAAGAAACAATAAAAAATACATATTCGCTCTTTCAACAGAAGAAATGAGTCATGACTTAGCGAGATATCTTCTATTAGAGAAAAGCCTGATTTTAGAGGATTTTCTCACAAATTGTATGCAGCTATTCGATCAGTATTTATTTATGATTTCTAAAGACAGTAGTCTTACTCTAAATTAG
- a CDS encoding ribonucleoside-diphosphate reductase subunit alpha encodes MSAILDPVNDVPLTSQLELTANTPGVLKTIKRNGKVVNYDDSKIKVAITKAFIANEGGTAPTSDRIHEQIEELTRQITQAFKRRLPTGGAIHIEDIQDQVELALMRSGHYKVARAYVLYREEHRLARQTEIKQQASDSKTLLITMPDGELRPLDMERVNTIVTESCRDLANVTVEPVIKDAMRNLYNQAKFEDVHKALIMAARTLIEKEPNYTYVSARLLLDTLRMEALGKLNIKADATFDEMTGLYPAYFKNYISHGIHQGLLDAKMADFDLDKLGKALLPQRDMQFTYLSLQTLYDRYFLHDQGVRYELPQAFFMRVAMGLAMREKNKEEKAIEFYLLISSFDYMSSTPTLFNSGTVRPQLSSCYLTTVPDHLDGIYSAIKDNALLSKFAGGLGNDWTPVRAMGSHIKGTNGKSQGVVPFLNVADATAVAVNQGGKRKGAVCAYLECWHKDVEEFLDLRKNTGDDRRRTHDMNTAIWIPDLFMIRVREEGEWTLFSPDEVPELHDCYGKEFEALYKEYEAKARQGIIKNCKTLPAVKLWRRMLSMLFETGHPWMTFKDPCNLRSPQQHAGVVHSSNLCTEITLNTSEEEIAVCNLGSVNLPAHIKNGQLDKEKLKRTITTAIRMLDNVIDINYYSVPQARNSNLQHRPIGLGLMGFQDALYELKIDYASQAAVEFADSSMELISYYAIEASCDLAKERGSYSSYEGSLWSKGILPIDSINLLQQARSKYLEQDRSQRLDWESLRIKVRTQGMRNSNVMAIAPTATISNICGVAQSIEPTYQNLYVKSNLSGEFTVINPYLVADLKALDLWDEVMVNDLKYFNGSVQPISRIPAELKARYATSFEIDPMWLVDAASRRQKWIDQAQSLNIYMAQPSGKKLDQLYMHAWIRGLKTTYYLRSLGATNAEKSTITDGALNAVKIISEEAPKVCSILDPDCEACQ; translated from the coding sequence ATGTCCGCAATTCTTGATCCGGTAAATGATGTGCCGCTAACGAGTCAACTGGAATTGACAGCTAATACTCCAGGTGTGCTTAAAACAATTAAACGCAACGGCAAAGTCGTGAATTACGATGACTCTAAAATTAAGGTTGCAATTACCAAAGCCTTTATTGCCAATGAAGGCGGTACAGCTCCTACTTCGGATCGCATTCATGAACAGATCGAAGAATTAACTCGTCAAATCACTCAAGCGTTTAAACGCCGCTTACCTACTGGTGGTGCAATTCATATTGAAGACATTCAGGATCAGGTTGAATTAGCGCTAATGCGCAGTGGTCATTACAAAGTTGCTCGTGCGTATGTACTTTATCGTGAAGAACATCGCCTTGCGCGCCAAACAGAAATAAAACAACAAGCAAGCGACAGCAAAACACTATTAATTACTATGCCTGATGGTGAGTTAAGACCATTAGACATGGAACGTGTAAACACTATTGTTACGGAATCATGTCGTGATCTCGCCAATGTTACTGTAGAACCAGTAATCAAAGATGCTATGCGCAATCTTTATAATCAAGCTAAGTTCGAAGACGTGCACAAAGCCTTAATTATGGCTGCTCGTACACTCATTGAAAAAGAACCCAACTACACCTATGTAAGTGCTCGTTTGTTATTAGACACCTTACGTATGGAGGCTCTTGGCAAATTAAACATTAAAGCAGATGCTACCTTTGATGAAATGACAGGCCTTTATCCAGCCTACTTCAAAAACTATATTAGTCATGGTATTCATCAAGGCTTACTTGATGCCAAAATGGCTGATTTCGACTTAGATAAATTAGGTAAAGCCTTATTACCACAACGTGATATGCAATTTACCTACTTAAGTCTACAAACATTATATGACCGCTATTTCCTACATGATCAAGGTGTGCGTTATGAATTGCCTCAAGCATTCTTCATGCGCGTTGCCATGGGTCTTGCTATGCGTGAAAAAAATAAAGAAGAAAAAGCAATTGAGTTCTACTTATTAATTTCCTCTTTTGACTACATGTCCTCTACACCAACCCTGTTTAACTCCGGTACTGTTCGCCCACAATTATCCAGCTGTTATTTAACTACAGTACCGGATCATTTAGATGGTATTTACAGCGCAATTAAAGACAATGCCCTACTTTCAAAATTCGCAGGCGGATTGGGTAACGACTGGACTCCAGTACGTGCTATGGGTTCACACATTAAAGGTACCAATGGTAAATCCCAAGGTGTTGTACCTTTCTTAAACGTTGCCGATGCTACAGCCGTTGCTGTAAACCAAGGTGGTAAGCGTAAAGGTGCTGTATGTGCGTACTTAGAATGCTGGCATAAAGACGTAGAAGAATTCCTCGACTTAAGAAAAAATACTGGAGATGACCGCCGCCGTACTCATGATATGAATACCGCAATTTGGATTCCAGATTTATTCATGATCCGTGTTCGTGAAGAAGGGGAATGGACTTTATTCTCTCCTGATGAAGTACCCGAGCTGCACGATTGCTACGGGAAAGAGTTTGAAGCTCTATATAAAGAATACGAAGCCAAAGCACGTCAAGGCATCATCAAAAATTGCAAAACGCTTCCTGCAGTGAAGTTATGGCGCAGAATGCTTTCCATGCTGTTTGAAACAGGCCATCCATGGATGACATTTAAAGATCCATGTAACTTACGTTCACCACAGCAACATGCTGGTGTGGTTCACAGTTCAAACCTATGTACTGAAATTACACTCAACACCTCTGAAGAAGAAATTGCAGTATGTAACCTAGGTAGCGTTAACTTACCAGCACACATTAAGAATGGTCAGCTGGATAAAGAGAAGTTAAAACGTACGATTACCACTGCGATCCGTATGTTGGATAACGTAATTGATATTAACTACTATTCTGTACCACAGGCACGTAACTCAAACTTACAACACAGACCAATTGGTTTAGGTTTAATGGGCTTCCAGGATGCCTTGTATGAGTTGAAAATTGATTACGCATCTCAAGCAGCCGTTGAATTTGCTGACTCCTCTATGGAATTAATCAGCTACTATGCAATTGAAGCTTCTTGTGACTTAGCGAAAGAACGGGGCAGCTACTCAAGTTATGAGGGTTCACTATGGAGTAAAGGAATTCTACCAATTGACTCCATTAACTTATTGCAACAAGCGCGCAGCAAATACCTAGAGCAAGACCGTTCGCAACGTTTGGATTGGGAATCATTACGTATTAAAGTGCGTACTCAAGGTATGCGTAACTCAAATGTGATGGCAATCGCTCCTACTGCTACTATTTCCAACATTTGCGGTGTAGCACAATCTATTGAGCCTACGTACCAAAACTTGTATGTAAAATCAAACCTCTCAGGAGAGTTTACTGTAATTAACCCATATCTGGTTGCTGACTTAAAAGCACTTGATCTCTGGGATGAAGTAATGGTTAATGACCTAAAATACTTCAATGGTAGCGTACAACCAATCAGCCGTATTCCTGCTGAATTGAAAGCACGTTATGCCACTTCATTTGAAATTGACCCCATGTGGTTAGTTGATGCAGCTTCACGTCGCCAGAAATGGATCGACCAAGCGCAATCACTCAATATCTACATGGCTCAGCCTTCCGGTAAGAAACTGGATCAACTGTACATGCATGCTTGGATACGTGGATTAAAAACTACTTATTATTTACGTAGTTTAGGAGCAACAAATGCTGAAAAATCCACCATCACTGATGGCGCATTAAATGCGGTTAAAATTATCAGCGAAGAAGCGCCAAAAGTATGTTCCATACTTGATCCAGACTGTGAAGCCTGCCAATAA